From a single Bacillus pumilus genomic region:
- the comGB gene encoding competence type IV pilus assembly protein ComGB yields MKKRASKAWSKKEQAECLSKLAQLIQAGYTLIEALTMVNIQLSKEQQQQLTPGIQWLLEGEPFYVVLERLHFQREVIAILCFSEKHGGLAQALEQSARFLDKKIKQVDTFKRMLRYPVFLIFTVFVVLILVQQMIIPQFSLLYSSMDTQMSWLIQGMFGLFQFLHASLLLFGCICISLTGYYAIFFRKKSTLEKLRVISRLPFLYKGMRLMHTYLFSLQLSGLLQAGLSMYESLLAFKQQSYLPFLQEISEQMIEELRKGESMVQQVSLSPFFEKHFAAVIKHGESSGMLAREMYTYSQFLLENAELKIEKWISWLQPVIYGVTALLILIVYLSILLPMYQLMEQV; encoded by the coding sequence ATGAAGAAGCGAGCCTCTAAAGCTTGGTCTAAAAAAGAACAAGCTGAATGCTTATCAAAACTCGCTCAATTGATTCAGGCTGGATATACACTAATTGAGGCGCTGACGATGGTGAATATTCAGTTGTCAAAAGAGCAGCAACAGCAATTAACGCCGGGCATTCAGTGGCTGCTCGAAGGGGAGCCATTTTATGTGGTGCTGGAGAGACTCCATTTTCAACGGGAAGTTATCGCTATCCTATGTTTCTCCGAAAAGCATGGCGGTCTAGCACAAGCTCTTGAACAAAGCGCACGTTTCTTAGACAAAAAAATCAAACAGGTAGACACGTTTAAACGCATGTTACGTTACCCGGTTTTCCTCATCTTTACGGTTTTCGTCGTACTCATACTCGTTCAGCAAATGATCATTCCTCAATTTTCTCTTTTGTACTCTTCGATGGATACCCAAATGTCATGGCTGATTCAAGGGATGTTTGGACTTTTTCAATTTCTACATGCTTCTCTTCTCCTGTTCGGTTGTATTTGTATCTCTTTGACCGGATACTATGCTATCTTTTTTAGGAAAAAATCTACGCTTGAGAAATTGAGGGTGATAAGCAGGCTCCCTTTTTTATATAAAGGAATGCGGCTGATGCATACGTATCTTTTTTCTCTTCAATTAAGTGGACTGCTTCAGGCGGGATTATCGATGTACGAAAGCTTGCTAGCTTTTAAACAGCAAAGCTACTTACCCTTTCTTCAAGAAATATCAGAACAGATGATTGAAGAGTTAAGAAAAGGAGAAAGCATGGTGCAACAAGTAAGTTTGTCTCCTTTTTTCGAGAAACATTTTGCAGCTGTCATCAAGCATGGTGAATCAAGTGGGATGCTTGCAAGAGAGATGTATACGTATAGCCAATTCTTATTAGAAAATGCAGAGCTGAAAATTGAAAAATGGATTTCGTGGCTACAGCCAGTTATCTATGGTGTGACAGCACTTTTGATACTCATCGTGTATTTATCTATTCTCTTACCAATGTATCAACTAATGGAGCAAGTGTAA
- a CDS encoding MTH1187 family thiamine-binding protein, translating to MAIADVTIIPIGTETPSVSAYVADVQRILEGFQQEGKINYQLTPMNTLIEGELSVLFEVIQRIHEAPFEKGLHRVATNIRIDDRRDQTTTLTSKLESVNKHLNQ from the coding sequence ATGGCCATAGCAGATGTCACCATTATTCCGATAGGCACTGAGACACCAAGTGTGAGTGCTTATGTAGCAGATGTACAAAGAATTTTAGAAGGCTTTCAACAAGAAGGGAAAATCAACTATCAATTAACCCCAATGAATACGTTAATTGAAGGTGAATTATCGGTTTTATTTGAAGTCATTCAGCGTATTCATGAAGCACCTTTTGAAAAGGGATTGCACCGAGTAGCAACGAATATCCGCATTGATGACCGGCGGGATCAAACTACAACGCTTACCAGTAAATTAGAAAGCGTCAATAAGCATTTAAATCAATAA
- a CDS encoding DUF2759 domain-containing protein translates to MMLVIIFGLVTILAVLGIYRSLKKVNVLAIAFAGATFLVFGWFTVMTIIYSGYPTAH, encoded by the coding sequence ATGATGCTCGTCATTATTTTTGGTCTAGTCACGATTTTAGCTGTACTCGGGATTTATCGCTCACTTAAAAAAGTAAACGTACTGGCCATCGCATTTGCCGGCGCTACCTTTTTGGTATTTGGGTGGTTTACTGTCATGACCATCATCTATAGCGGTTATCCAACTGCACATTAA
- the comGA gene encoding competence type IV pilus ATPase ComGA — translation MYGIEYLGQELLEEACRMRASDVHIVPKEKEALVSFRVDSDLMQQRIIDKKSGERLIAHFKFLSSMDIGEKRRPQNGSLAVMLRSGQVYIRMSTLPTVNDESLVIRILPQNHVPTINHLSLFPKASARLLSFLNHSHGLILFTGPTNSGKTTTLYSLIQFAKKNFNRNIITLEDPVETRNEEVLQVQVNEKAGITYAAGLRAILRHDPDMIVLGEIRDAETARTAIRAALTGHLVMSTLHAKNAKGALYRMLEFGVTMNELEQTMVAIAAQRLIELTCPFCGEACQLYCKLNRQVRRTNVFELLFGKELGECIKEAKGEYAHSSYETLQRLIRKGVALGYLSKSTYHRWVYEEASL, via the coding sequence TTGTATGGAATTGAATATTTGGGACAAGAACTACTAGAAGAGGCATGCCGCATGAGAGCATCTGATGTGCATATTGTTCCAAAAGAAAAGGAAGCTTTAGTATCTTTCCGCGTAGATTCTGATTTAATGCAGCAGCGAATCATTGATAAAAAAAGCGGGGAGCGGCTCATTGCTCATTTTAAATTTTTATCTTCTATGGATATTGGGGAAAAAAGAAGACCACAAAATGGATCACTAGCTGTGATGTTAAGAAGTGGCCAGGTGTATATTCGAATGTCAACCTTACCGACTGTGAATGATGAGAGCTTAGTCATTAGAATTTTACCGCAGAATCATGTTCCGACAATAAACCATCTGTCGTTATTTCCAAAAGCATCCGCTAGGTTATTATCATTTTTGAATCATTCGCATGGACTGATTTTATTTACCGGACCAACAAATTCAGGGAAAACAACAACCCTCTATTCATTGATCCAGTTTGCAAAAAAGAATTTCAATCGAAATATTATTACACTTGAAGATCCTGTGGAAACAAGAAATGAAGAGGTGTTACAGGTTCAAGTGAATGAAAAAGCCGGCATTACATATGCCGCAGGATTAAGAGCAATTTTAAGGCATGATCCAGATATGATTGTGCTAGGAGAAATAAGAGATGCCGAAACGGCCAGAACGGCAATTAGAGCGGCACTGACAGGCCATTTAGTGATGAGTACGCTCCATGCAAAAAATGCAAAAGGAGCCCTTTATCGCATGCTTGAATTTGGTGTCACGATGAATGAACTCGAACAAACCATGGTTGCGATTGCAGCGCAGCGATTAATCGAGCTCACCTGTCCATTTTGCGGAGAAGCCTGTCAGCTTTACTGCAAATTAAACCGCCAGGTCAGACGAACAAATGTATTTGAACTGCTTTTCGGAAAGGAGCTCGGTGAGTGTATCAAAGAGGCCAAAGGAGAATATGCTCACTCGTCATATGAAACACTGCAAAGATTAATTCGTAAAGGAGTGGCACTCGGTTATTTATCAAAAAGCACATATCATCGCTGGGTTTATGAAGAAGCGAGCCTCTAA
- a CDS encoding STAS domain-containing protein, producing the protein MKNEKSKQLYEFILKEAPVMTEEWLKTRTEEGSLYSKHASEETENKLKEQNTAFIQTIAATLVTLSDKEDNHLKKWSVDIARDRAVHEVPLYEIIGQFKIFRQIFCSRIEKFTQETELEVTLQDVCGWNQHFHSTFDDMIERLSEEYDRVTLSQLNAQREMIQELSAPVIPVSKEIGILPLIGEIDTYRAKIILESVLEQASRLRLTHLFIDISGVPIVDTMVAYQLFKVVDSAKLLGIETIISGIRPEIAQTVVKLGIDFSKVNTEHSLAKALEKRGFRIFEELPQEAT; encoded by the coding sequence ATGAAAAATGAAAAATCAAAGCAATTATATGAATTTATCCTAAAAGAAGCCCCTGTCATGACCGAAGAATGGCTGAAAACAAGAACAGAAGAAGGCTCATTATATTCTAAACATGCTTCAGAGGAAACGGAAAATAAGCTGAAGGAGCAGAACACAGCGTTTATTCAAACGATTGCAGCAACGCTTGTGACGCTATCAGACAAAGAAGACAATCATTTGAAAAAGTGGTCTGTTGATATTGCGCGTGATCGTGCAGTTCACGAGGTGCCTTTATATGAAATCATTGGACAATTTAAGATCTTCCGTCAAATTTTCTGTTCGAGAATTGAGAAATTCACTCAAGAAACAGAGCTTGAAGTCACGCTCCAAGATGTATGCGGATGGAATCAGCATTTTCATTCTACATTTGATGATATGATTGAGCGCTTATCAGAAGAATACGATCGCGTCACACTGAGTCAGTTAAATGCACAAAGAGAGATGATTCAGGAATTGAGTGCCCCTGTTATTCCAGTATCAAAGGAAATCGGGATTTTACCGCTGATCGGAGAGATTGATACGTACCGTGCCAAAATCATTCTGGAATCCGTGCTAGAACAAGCTTCAAGACTGCGTCTAACACATTTATTTATTGATATATCTGGCGTACCGATCGTTGACACGATGGTTGCTTATCAGTTGTTTAAAGTAGTGGATAGTGCGAAACTTCTAGGGATTGAGACGATTATTTCAGGCATCCGTCCGGAAATTGCACAAACCGTGGTGAAGCTAGGCATTGATTTCTCAAAAGTAAATACTGAGCACAGCCTTGCAAAAGCATTAGAAAAAAGAGGATTTCGTATTTTTGAAGAGCTGCCGCAAGAAGCGACATAA
- a CDS encoding Spx/MgsR family RNA polymerase-binding regulatory protein yields MSDITFYSYPSCTSCRKTKHWLKANQIDFKERHLFRETPTLDELKKILSLTTEGMDEILATRSQAFKSLNLNINDLKVNEVLQLLIEKPKLLRRPIIIDGNKLVVGYNPGELMKISKKKAIHQSVS; encoded by the coding sequence ATGAGTGACATTACTTTTTATTCATACCCGAGCTGCACGTCTTGCCGCAAAACTAAACATTGGTTAAAGGCGAATCAAATTGATTTTAAAGAGCGTCACCTTTTTAGAGAAACGCCAACCCTAGATGAATTAAAAAAGATACTGTCCTTAACAACAGAGGGAATGGATGAAATTTTAGCCACACGAAGCCAAGCTTTTAAAAGCTTAAATTTAAATATTAATGATTTAAAAGTAAACGAGGTCTTGCAGCTACTCATTGAAAAACCAAAACTGCTCCGAAGACCAATCATCATTGATGGAAATAAATTAGTGGTTGGGTATAATCCTGGAGAACTCATGAAAATATCAAAAAAGAAAGCAATTCATCAATCAGTTTCCTAA
- the comGD gene encoding competence type IV pilus minor pilin ComGD: protein MSKLILHDKGFTLIEQLMILLVLSILLSAIGGKIPNLIESAEAKRQVNIMKQDFQLAAYTALIKKTRVHVEFHPPHVSYRVVDQKDGEIIASFQHQKGSIKSSTFPKGIYFNVNGHPSSGGSLMIQFGSQTYKLTIYLGSGRIHVHKQ from the coding sequence ATGAGTAAACTGATTTTGCATGACAAGGGCTTTACTCTCATTGAACAGCTGATGATCTTACTAGTTTTATCAATTCTATTGTCGGCTATAGGAGGGAAAATCCCAAATTTAATAGAAAGCGCTGAAGCCAAAAGACAAGTGAACATCATGAAACAGGATTTTCAATTGGCTGCTTATACTGCATTGATCAAAAAAACACGTGTACATGTTGAGTTCCATCCGCCACATGTATCTTATCGGGTGGTGGATCAAAAAGATGGCGAAATCATAGCTTCTTTTCAGCATCAAAAGGGGAGCATTAAGTCTTCTACATTTCCAAAAGGTATCTATTTTAATGTAAACGGCCATCCAAGTAGCGGCGGGTCTCTTATGATTCAATTTGGCAGTCAAACGTATAAGCTCACGATTTATTTAGGGAGCGGGCGAATCCATGTTCACAAACAATAG
- the comGE gene encoding competence type IV pilus minor pilin ComGE, whose translation MFTNNRGFSTIEALFACHIFLFAALVLMPAYEKIMMGKKEVRAKLEAYQILHEQMNEAFIDGTTPSVKKKRGDVIYVLNWSKEKGCISYNIQKSKTICFRHVKR comes from the coding sequence ATGTTCACAAACAATAGGGGATTCAGTACGATTGAAGCACTGTTTGCTTGTCATATTTTTCTGTTTGCAGCTCTTGTGCTCATGCCAGCCTATGAAAAAATCATGATGGGGAAAAAGGAAGTAAGAGCCAAACTTGAAGCTTACCAGATTTTGCATGAACAGATGAATGAAGCGTTCATAGATGGTACAACACCTTCCGTCAAAAAGAAGAGAGGCGACGTCATATATGTACTCAATTGGAGTAAGGAGAAGGGGTGTATATCATACAATATACAAAAAAGTAAGACCATATGCTTTCGTCATGTTAAGCGATAA
- the comGC gene encoding competence type IV pilus major pilin ComGC — MNDKGFTLLEMLIVMLVISILLLITIPNITRHHQTIQAKGCEGLKSMVSTQVMAYELEHDGKTPSLAELEKEGYIKKGLTCPNGKAIVIQNGDVKHE; from the coding sequence ATGAATGATAAAGGATTTACTCTGTTAGAAATGTTAATCGTGATGCTCGTAATTTCCATTCTTTTACTCATTACCATACCGAATATCACTCGTCATCACCAAACAATTCAAGCAAAGGGCTGTGAAGGGCTCAAATCAATGGTGAGTACACAGGTGATGGCATATGAATTAGAACACGATGGAAAGACACCATCTTTAGCTGAATTAGAAAAAGAAGGCTATATCAAAAAGGGGTTAACATGTCCTAACGGCAAAGCAATTGTGATTCAAAACGGTGATGTGAAGCATGAGTAA
- a CDS encoding DUF2626 domain-containing protein, whose product MNRMFRVLGFWTGIFAVMFYLGHMKDASLLFFGQTVLFVFLSYLNLSERMYIYIFGAYLTIFFAGFTYYSIFIMVPGTGH is encoded by the coding sequence ATGAATCGCATGTTCCGCGTGCTTGGCTTTTGGACGGGTATTTTTGCTGTCATGTTCTATTTAGGGCATATGAAAGATGCATCGCTGCTGTTCTTCGGTCAAACCGTTCTTTTTGTATTTTTATCCTACTTGAATTTATCCGAAAGAATGTATATTTACATTTTCGGAGCGTACTTGACGATTTTCTTTGCCGGATTTACATATTATTCGATCTTCATCATGGTTCCCGGTACCGGTCATTAA
- a CDS encoding M14 family metallopeptidase yields MKTTSFGKIEWQLNEAGKDDVAKQLGIGKAAFHLSNQTSTDYLLLPGYRLPEGSHSFPSIGELQKFIAPYRLQQSDDWINGTFEYDSAQLEEELSRLKAAFPFLQMSVIGHSVLDTPIYEIRTEPVQHLHSIHLNASFHANEWITTSVLIKWLKSLCLAASDPVQARHHEAVHILRTTALSIVPMVNPDGVDLVRNGPESLGLSSEEFMQLNGGYAHYEEWKANIRGVDLNNQFPAYWEIEYYRYHPKAPSYRGFPGYQALTEPEAKAMANLALRKRFDRLIALHTQGEEIYWGFLGHEPAISKETVKRFEHVSGYKPVQYLDSYAGYRDWFIYQFHNEGYTVELGLGKNPLSMNQFDSIYEKTKRLLWEACRC; encoded by the coding sequence ATGAAGACAACGTCGTTTGGAAAAATTGAATGGCAGCTGAATGAAGCGGGAAAGGATGATGTGGCAAAGCAGTTAGGAATAGGGAAAGCGGCTTTTCATTTATCCAATCAAACAAGCACTGATTACCTTCTTTTACCGGGATATAGGCTTCCAGAAGGCAGCCATTCATTTCCTTCTATAGGTGAGCTGCAAAAATTTATTGCCCCTTACAGGCTGCAGCAATCTGATGATTGGATCAATGGAACTTTTGAATATGATAGTGCTCAATTGGAAGAAGAGCTGAGCCGATTGAAAGCCGCATTTCCTTTTCTTCAAATGAGCGTCATAGGTCATTCGGTGCTTGATACACCAATATATGAAATCCGAACAGAGCCCGTTCAGCATTTACATTCTATTCATCTGAATGCTTCTTTTCATGCAAATGAATGGATCACGACGTCTGTTTTAATAAAATGGCTGAAATCGCTTTGTTTAGCTGCATCTGACCCTGTGCAAGCAAGGCATCATGAAGCCGTTCATATTCTGCGAACCACGGCTCTCTCTATCGTGCCAATGGTGAATCCAGATGGTGTGGATCTCGTGCGGAATGGACCGGAGTCACTAGGTCTTAGCAGTGAAGAATTCATGCAACTAAATGGTGGATATGCTCATTATGAGGAATGGAAAGCAAATATTCGAGGTGTAGATTTGAACAATCAATTTCCTGCTTATTGGGAAATTGAATACTATCGTTATCACCCGAAAGCACCGTCCTATCGTGGTTTTCCTGGATATCAGGCACTAACAGAGCCAGAAGCGAAAGCGATGGCAAATTTAGCGTTACGAAAACGCTTTGACCGGCTGATTGCTCTCCATACACAAGGAGAAGAGATATACTGGGGCTTTCTTGGCCACGAACCAGCCATCTCAAAAGAAACGGTCAAACGATTTGAGCATGTGAGCGGCTATAAACCGGTTCAATATCTTGACAGCTATGCCGGCTATCGTGATTGGTTTATTTATCAATTTCATAATGAAGGCTATACAGTTGAGCTTGGTCTAGGGAAAAATCCTCTTTCTATGAATCAATTTGATTCGATTTATGAGAAAACAAAGCGGTTATTATGGGAGGCATGTAGGTGTTGA
- a CDS encoding MBL fold metallo-hydrolase, translating to MNWRRMPLGYVQANAYIWKNEHGECLIFDPGGEAQKLISYVKEKQLTPLAVLLTHAHFDHIGAADEVRQEWGVPLYVHENEKEWLTNAELNGSARLIGNGITVKEAEKLITSEGTLQIGSFTLEMLHTPGHSPGSVSYYSAEEGFVISGDTLFEGGIGRTDLVGGSQEVLLQSIHNKLLTLPESTLVLSGHGGETTVLTEQEQNPFINGFSL from the coding sequence ATGAATTGGAGAAGAATGCCACTAGGCTATGTACAAGCGAATGCGTATATTTGGAAAAATGAGCACGGAGAGTGTTTAATTTTTGATCCAGGCGGTGAAGCACAAAAGCTAATTTCCTATGTAAAAGAAAAACAGCTCACACCGCTTGCTGTCTTACTGACACACGCTCATTTTGATCATATTGGTGCGGCAGATGAGGTTCGCCAAGAGTGGGGAGTGCCGCTCTATGTACACGAGAATGAAAAAGAATGGCTCACGAACGCTGAATTAAACGGTTCAGCTCGATTGATTGGGAATGGAATTACGGTCAAAGAAGCAGAAAAATTAATTACGTCAGAAGGAACTCTTCAGATTGGATCGTTTACCTTAGAGATGCTCCATACTCCTGGGCACTCACCAGGCAGTGTGTCTTACTATTCGGCGGAAGAAGGATTTGTGATTTCTGGTGATACGTTATTCGAAGGCGGCATCGGGAGAACAGATTTAGTAGGGGGCAGTCAGGAAGTGCTGCTTCAGTCGATTCATAACAAATTGTTGACATTGCCAGAATCAACTCTTGTGTTAAGCGGACATGGCGGGGAAACCACTGTGCTCACAGAGCAGGAGCAAAATCCGTTTATCAATGGTTTCTCTCTTTAA
- the comGF gene encoding competence type IV pilus minor pilin ComGF, which produces MYSIGVRRRGVYHTIYKKVRPYAFVMLSDKHGFTLVQALWQLQLFLLLSYGCMLIFSAAEKAQPFEEMNRFSQMEWKQTVLQLDEELSRATAVRSVKGGKALEYISDQGRVVTIEPYQNILRKRMDQTGHLPLLQKVKQFRVKTYQHRAILKVTDESGQVYEAVFFIYKGVIPTS; this is translated from the coding sequence ATGTACTCAATTGGAGTAAGGAGAAGGGGTGTATATCATACAATATACAAAAAAGTAAGACCATATGCTTTCGTCATGTTAAGCGATAAACATGGTTTTACCCTAGTTCAGGCTTTGTGGCAATTGCAGCTCTTTCTGCTCCTTTCTTATGGCTGTATGCTGATCTTTTCTGCAGCTGAGAAAGCCCAGCCGTTTGAAGAGATGAACCGATTTTCACAAATGGAGTGGAAACAGACCGTCCTACAGCTAGATGAGGAATTAAGTCGTGCAACGGCCGTTAGATCGGTGAAAGGAGGAAAAGCGTTAGAGTATATATCTGATCAAGGACGGGTGGTAACGATTGAGCCATATCAAAATATACTTCGGAAACGAATGGATCAAACAGGCCATCTTCCTTTATTGCAAAAGGTGAAACAATTTCGCGTGAAAACGTATCAGCATAGAGCTATCCTTAAAGTCACAGATGAATCTGGTCAGGTGTATGAAGCCGTTTTTTTCATATATAAAGGGGTGATTCCTACATCGTGA
- a CDS encoding MFS transporter, with amino-acid sequence MSNLSAQSLWKRNFTYLFISKMCKITADSLSFNTILWLLVLGGKGAIGTAFFIAVSFVPQAIVGPLITPMMKPHQLKFWMCFADLTRGAIILIIVVSYFHGFTPLALVIGCMLLHSATGGSYEPASVSIIPKLVHEDLIQKANATIQSASHVVRLVTVTICGVMIAFIGVGYTMLVIIPLYLLSALLVLVISYQTDIINDQAKTGLSYGKKLIRGFSLVRRHHILFPLAIFCVCSNFAAAPWEALSVIYLTEDLHSGPVVYSFIKVTTALGAFLMGFVLTKVKVNRYGLLFIGAGIVDGISFFITGMNAFLPLVFISAFALGAAISAVNVPEHTMIQLSVKAEDQPQVYAIINMISFFMIPLGALIGGYMATLFGSGYVIAAGGIIEAVSGICLLLFTKIGKVERADLTIERDKPAFHAT; translated from the coding sequence ATGTCGAATTTGAGTGCTCAAAGCCTGTGGAAAAGGAATTTTACTTATTTATTTATTTCGAAGATGTGCAAAATAACAGCTGATAGTTTATCATTCAATACCATCTTGTGGCTTCTAGTACTAGGCGGGAAAGGGGCAATTGGAACGGCTTTTTTTATTGCGGTCAGCTTTGTTCCGCAAGCCATTGTTGGACCGCTAATTACCCCAATGATGAAGCCGCATCAATTGAAATTTTGGATGTGTTTTGCTGATTTAACACGAGGAGCGATAATCCTTATCATTGTGGTCAGCTACTTTCATGGTTTCACACCATTAGCACTCGTTATTGGCTGTATGCTGCTGCATTCAGCGACAGGCGGCTCCTATGAACCGGCCTCTGTATCCATTATTCCAAAGCTTGTCCATGAGGACCTCATACAAAAAGCGAATGCAACCATCCAATCAGCAAGTCATGTCGTAAGACTTGTGACAGTCACGATTTGTGGTGTCATGATCGCATTTATAGGAGTAGGGTATACAATGCTTGTGATCATTCCTCTTTATCTCTTGTCGGCTTTATTGGTTCTAGTGATTTCATATCAAACAGACATCATCAACGATCAAGCCAAAACAGGGTTATCGTACGGCAAAAAATTAATTCGGGGATTTTCACTTGTGAGAAGGCATCATATTTTGTTCCCATTGGCGATTTTTTGTGTCTGCTCAAATTTTGCCGCTGCACCATGGGAAGCATTGTCTGTTATTTATTTAACAGAGGACTTACATAGTGGACCGGTCGTCTATTCATTCATTAAAGTCACAACGGCATTAGGTGCATTCTTGATGGGGTTTGTTTTGACAAAGGTAAAGGTGAACCGGTATGGACTGCTGTTTATAGGCGCTGGAATCGTTGATGGAATCTCGTTTTTCATCACAGGGATGAACGCATTTTTACCACTTGTGTTTATATCAGCCTTTGCTTTAGGGGCAGCCATCAGTGCAGTCAATGTACCTGAACATACAATGATTCAATTGTCAGTAAAAGCAGAGGATCAGCCGCAAGTGTATGCGATTATCAACATGATCTCCTTTTTCATGATTCCATTAGGCGCTCTGATCGGCGGCTATATGGCGACACTATTCGGTTCCGGCTATGTTATTGCGGCTGGCGGCATCATTGAAGCTGTGTCAGGGATATGCCTGCTTTTGTTCACAAAGATTGGGAAAGTAGAGAGAGCGGATTTGACGATAGAACGAGACAAACCTGCTTTTCATGCAACGTGA